Part of the Gammaproteobacteria bacterium genome is shown below.
CGGGGGTTATATTTAAGCTGAATCCCAGCAGGGCGGACGACAGCATCACCCGCAGGGGTGCGCTTTGAAACGAAAAAAATTTGGGCACGAAATCGCTCTCCGAATTAGATCAACGCAAAACTACCAGGAACGCCCGGGAAGGGCGCGGCGTGCGTACGATCTAAATCCGAAGAACCTGCAGGAACAAGGGCGGTGAGCCGTCGGGTTCGAGGCGGGTGAGACGATATGAATCTAAATGCGCGTTCGCTTCATTCGAGACGTCGATCAGCGATGGCAGTAGGTAAATCGCCACCATCGCGAAGCTGGCGAGCGGCGGCAACGGCGATTGTTGATCGTTGAGTTGCGCTCGCGTGTCGTGATGCGCTTTGCAGAGATTCGGTTGACCTTTATCCGGCAGATTGCCGCAATCGGCCATCATCCCCGCGTCGGGAGAGACCGTGGTCGGCGTTATGTTAGGACAAGCATACGACGCCATCGCGAGCTGTGTGAACAGCAACGCGAGGAAGGTACCCCAGAGGGAGAACCGGTGAACGGCGCGACGCAACTTCATATATGGATTCTAGCAATCCTTTCGATCAAACAGCCACCCGCCCGGTAAAAAATCCGTGAGGGTGACCCTAATATATATGGATTGCGCGCAGATTTGCCGGCTGGCAAGCGGGTATATGGCGCGTGACAGCGAGTTGGCGAGGGTCATTTGTGAGGTGTGCGCGCAAGTTTGCGAAATGTGCGGCGAGGAGTGCCCCAAGTACTCGATGGAGCATTGCCAACAGTGCGCCGCCGCCTGCCGCCGTTGCGCCGAGGAATGCCGGCGCATGGTAGCGGCGACGCCTAAGCCCCGCGCTGGCCAGAGCGCACAGATACCAGCCCACTGAACGTCTTGATTAGCGCGGCCGGCGATTCCGCATGCCGGCCGCGAGTGGTGGCGTTTGGAGATTACTACACGAGCCTGAACGCCTACTGTACTGAAAAGCGAATCGGCTGCCTCAAGTCGATCTTACCATCGCGCGCAGGGCGAGCAGTGCGCCGACCACGAACACCAGCGTGGCGACATAGATGGGACCCAAGTGCGCTACCCAATTGAATGCGAAGGTCCCGGTGTAATGATAGGGCAGGGCTATCGTCAGACCCACGACCGGCGACGCCACAGCAGCAATCCACGCCCACCATGTCCCACGGCGGACACCGAACCAAGACAGCGCGGCGACGGCAATGCCGGTGGCAGCGATGAATCCCGCCGTCGCCACATGCAGGTGTCCGATGTAATGCACGATCGCCGGATTAAGGGCGTTCAGTTGGTCCCGGGTGACGCCGTTGAGCGTGTCCACGCCCAGCTCGAAACCGCTGCTGGTAAAGTTACGGAACAAAAACGCGAGTGCGTAGCCGATGAACGCAAGACTTGCGATCAGCATCAGCAACGCGCCTTGGTTTAAACCAGAGGGTTGTC
Proteins encoded:
- a CDS encoding four-helix bundle copper-binding protein, coding for MDCAQICRLASGYMARDSELARVICEVCAQVCEMCGEECPKYSMEHCQQCAAACRRCAEECRRMVAATPKPRAGQSAQIPAH